TCAGTATCAATCTTTCTCCCCTTCACTGTGAGTGGAAAGAAACCAAGATCAACCTGCTGGATACCCCGGGCTATGCTGACTTTGTCGGCGGAGTCAGGGCCGGAATGCGAGTGGCCGAGGGAGCAGTGATTGTCGTCTGCGCCGCCTCGGGCGTAGAGGTCGGCACTGAGCTGGTGTGGCAATATGCTGAAGAAGGCTCGATGCCTCGCCTCGTTTTCATCAATAAGATGGATCGCGAAAACGCTGATTTCCACAAGGTGGTGGAGCAGATTCGAAAAAGGCTCGATACTAGGTGTGTGCCTATCCAGTTGCCTATCGGCTCCCACTCCACCTTCCAGGGAGTTGTTGATCTGGTTGGCATGAAAGCTTACAGCGGAGACAAACAACAGGAGAGTGACATCCCTGCCTCCGTGGCGAATGAAGCTGCTTCCTTCCGCGACAAACTGACAGAGGCGGTAGCCGAATTGGATGATGATCTTACCGTCAAATATCTGGAGGGGCAGGAGATAACTTCAGAGGAGATCGCACGCGCTTTGGCGCAGGGAGTCAAGGCTGGTAAGATAGTCCCCATTCTGACTGGCTCGGCATCGCAGAACGTGGGCATGGGACGTCTTCTGGATACCCTTTGCCATCATCTGCCATCGCCAAAAGAGGCGGGATCTGTTGCCCCGGATGAAAACGCCCCCTTGAAAGCCCTGGTGTTTATGACCAGTGCCGACCCTTATGTGGGTAAGCTAACTCATTTCCGGGTCTACTCTGGTTCAATTCAGAGCAACTCCCAGGTGTGGAACAGCACCAAGGGGCAGATGGAGAGGATAGGCCAGCTCTTCATGTTTCAAGGCAAAACACAAGAAGCTGTGCCCAAGGTGGTCGCTGGGGATATTGGCGCTGTGGCAAAGCTGGCAGTGACCGCCACCAGCGACACCCTTTGTACCAAAGAGAATCCCACAACCCTTGAGCTGATCAAATTCCCTCAGCCCGTATTCAGTGTCGCCATCCGTCCCAAGACTAAGGTGGACGTAGACAAGCTTGGCACGGTGCTGCCGAGGCTGGCTGAGGAAGACCCCACACTTCAGGTGCGCCGCGACCCGGATACCGGGGAGACCATCCTTGCCGGCATGGGTGATTCGCACGTGGAGGTGGTGGTGGACAGGATGCAGCGCAAGTTTGGTGTCGGGGTTACTGCGGACACTCCCAAGGTCCCCTACAAGGAGACGATTACCACCACAGTCCAGGCAGAATACAAACACAAAAAGCAAACGGGAGGACACGGTCAGTACGGGCATGTCTTTCTGGAACTGGAACCGCTGCCCCGGGGCAGCGGCTTTGAGTTCGCCGAGAGGGTGGTTGGCGGGTCAGTTCCGAAGAATTACATACCCGCAGTAGAGAAAGGCGTCCTCGAAGCCCGTCATGAAGGCGTGTTGGCCCGCTTCCCCGTGGTGGATGTCAAGGCGACCCTCTTCGATGGCAGCGCCCATCCAGTAGACTCGTCGGAAATATCCTTCAAAATAGCCGGGGCGCAGGCCCTGAAGAAGGGGCTGGCCCAGGGAAATCCGGTACTGATCGAGCCGATAATGCGTCTGGAGGTTGTGATACCGGAGGCCTTCATCGGCGACATCATCGCCGATCTCAATACCAAGCGGGCCAGAGTGCTGGGGATGAATCCCACCGACGGGAAGCAGGTGATTGAGGCCCAGGTGCCCCTGGCCGAGGTCCAGAGGTATTCGATAGACCTGAGGTCCATTACCCAGGGTCGAGGCACCTATAAGATGGCCTTCGACCACTACGAAGAGGTCCCCTCTTATCAGACCGACAAGATCGTCAAGGAGCGCGCCGCCGAGAAAGCGTAGGGGCCTGGGGCTCAGTTCTGACGGGTGATCGGGCAAGGCGCTGTTGGTTTGAATTGCGCCTGGGGAGCTTTATTTCTACCGGGCTAATGGTGAAGTGCGCGAGGTATCTGCTTCCGAGTAGTCTGAAATTAACATAACGGAGATCGT
The nucleotide sequence above comes from Chloroflexota bacterium. Encoded proteins:
- the fusA gene encoding elongation factor G, translating into MRNYNADQIRNVVLLSHCGAGKTSLSEALLFTAGAIPRMGRVSEGSTVSDYDPDEIKRQISINLSPLHCEWKETKINLLDTPGYADFVGGVRAGMRVAEGAVIVVCAASGVEVGTELVWQYAEEGSMPRLVFINKMDRENADFHKVVEQIRKRLDTRCVPIQLPIGSHSTFQGVVDLVGMKAYSGDKQQESDIPASVANEAASFRDKLTEAVAELDDDLTVKYLEGQEITSEEIARALAQGVKAGKIVPILTGSASQNVGMGRLLDTLCHHLPSPKEAGSVAPDENAPLKALVFMTSADPYVGKLTHFRVYSGSIQSNSQVWNSTKGQMERIGQLFMFQGKTQEAVPKVVAGDIGAVAKLAVTATSDTLCTKENPTTLELIKFPQPVFSVAIRPKTKVDVDKLGTVLPRLAEEDPTLQVRRDPDTGETILAGMGDSHVEVVVDRMQRKFGVGVTADTPKVPYKETITTTVQAEYKHKKQTGGHGQYGHVFLELEPLPRGSGFEFAERVVGGSVPKNYIPAVEKGVLEARHEGVLARFPVVDVKATLFDGSAHPVDSSEISFKIAGAQALKKGLAQGNPVLIEPIMRLEVVIPEAFIGDIIADLNTKRARVLGMNPTDGKQVIEAQVPLAEVQRYSIDLRSITQGRGTYKMAFDHYEEVPSYQTDKIVKERAAEKA